The following proteins are encoded in a genomic region of Oncorhynchus keta strain PuntledgeMale-10-30-2019 chromosome 35, Oket_V2, whole genome shotgun sequence:
- the LOC118368863 gene encoding uncharacterized protein DDB_G0290685-like isoform X8, translating to MMHSLCTTDTGYHPHGLINQGATCYLNSVLQVFFMTKDFREAIESQVFPNDQEQETIDHKLKRLFQKLKEKEADTKDISWTLDIQTVYEQRDAAEFFEKILSTVKNNVSKIFEGQLSHTISCANSHISNIEPGPFWVLPLSMDVTLGPGQSYSVNDGFEEFFEKSTITGDKLYCAKCNEEVEATTACKMVHHPEILTLLLKRFEFDYHGMTYVKIKRSVDVPHKLQTENGAYELYAIVDHEGSLRSGHYTATIRSYEDQKWYLFNDSNVSLITLEPNLRSQSAYLLIYRTCGYRQEEDKRSGGNREEDGKSVCGKKEKEGEKKLSGGNRGDEEGSSWSKRRGNEKDAAKKTPEYEWIVNWFYSCITTIGSWGKRGEYKIDADENKGEGGKSTDGENGDGGKERSGAKREDDKTSGEKSTDEDQRSGGNSSEDDDRSGGNRRGEGDKRSGGNSEEEAKRPGGNSMEKDKRSGGNSEEEEKRPGGNREGDKISGRNSEEEDKRSGGNSGGDNKRTGGNSEEEEKRPGGNREGDKISGRNSEEEDKRPGGNRGEDDTRSDGNSSEDDDRSGGNRRGEDDKRSGGSSGEDDTSSGGSSGEDDTRSVGNSGEDHNRSGGNRRGEGDKRSGGNSEEEGKRSGGNSKEEDKRPGGNRREYNKRSGGNSIEDDDRSGGNRRGEGDKRSGGSSGEDDKRSGGNSIEDDDRSGGNRRGEGDKRLGGSSGEDDKRSGGNRGEYNKRSGGNSIEDDTRSGGNSIEDDDRSGGNRRGEGDKRSGGSNGEDDTRSGGNREKDDKMSGEKSKEEDQRSGGNSGENNNRSDGNSKEEDQRSGGNSSEDNNRSDGNSKEEDQRSGGNSGENNNRSDGNSKEEDQRSGGNSEEENKRSGGNREKDDKMSGEKSKEEDQRSGGNSSEDNNRSDGNSKEEDQRSGGNSSEDNNRSDGNSKEEDQRSGGNSSEDNNRSDGNSKEEDQRSGGNSGENNNRSDGNSKEEDQRSGGNSGENNNRSDGNSKEEDQRSGGNSSEDNNRSDGNSKEEDQRSGGNSGENNNRSDGNSKEEDQRSGGNREKDDKMSGEKSKEEDQRSGGNSGENNNRSDGNSKEEDQRSGGNSEEENKRSGGNREKDDKMSGEKSKEEDQRSGGNSSEDNNRSDGNSKEEDQRSGGNSSEDNNRSDGNSKEEDQRSGGNSSEDNNRSDGNSKEEDQRSGGNSGENNNRSDGNSKEEDQRSGGNSGENNNRSDGNSKEEDQRSGGNSSEDNNRSDGNSKEEDQRSGGNSGENNNRSDGNSKEEDQRSGGNSGENNNRSDGNSKEEDQRSGGNSSEDNNRSDGNSKEEDQRSGGNSIEDDTSSGGNSSEDDDRSGGNRRGEGDNRSGGNSEEEDKRPGGNSKEGDKRPGGNRGEYIKRSGGNSKEDDTRSGGNSSEDDDRSGGNRRGEVDKRSGGNNREYGKRSGGNRGEDDTRSGGNRCEDDDRSGGHRRGVGDKSSGGNSGEEDKRPGENS from the exons ATGATGCATTCATTATGCACAACAGACACAG GCTACCATCCCCATGGTTTGATTAATCAAGGGGCAACCTGTTATTTAAACAGTGTGCTGCAGGTGTTCTTCATGACCAAGGACTTCAGAGAGGCTATTGAAAG TCAGGTATTTCCTAATGATCAAGAACAAGAGACCATTGATCACAAGCTTAAAAGGCTGTTTCAAAAATTAAAAGAGAAAGAAGCTGACACAAAGGACATTTCTTGGACATTGGACATTCAAACCG TATATGAGCAACGTGACGCCGCTGAGTTTTTTGAGAAGATTTTAAGCACGGTCAAGAATAATGTGTCTAAG ATCTTCGAAGGACAATTGTCGCACACTATCTCCTGTGCAAATAGTCATATTTCCAATATTGAACCTGGTCCATTTTGGGTTCTGCCCCTCTCCATGGACGTAACCTTAGGCCCTGGTCAAAGCTACAGTGTG AATGACGGTTTTGAGGAGTTTTTTGAGAAATCAActatcactggggacaagctgtACTGTGCTAAATGCAATGAAGAAGTGGAAGCAACAACT GCATGTAAGATGGTACATCACCCAGAGATTCTGACTCTGCTACTCAAGAGGTTTGAGTTTGACTACCATGGGATGACATATGTCAAAATTAAGCGCTCTGTGGACGTTCCTCACAAATTACAGACAGAG AATGGGGCATATGAACTCTATGCAATTGTGGACCATGAAGGAAGTCTAAGAAGTGGACATTACACTGCTACAATCAGGTCCTATGAGGATCAGAAGTGGTATTTGTTTAATGACAGCAACGTAAGCCTG ATCACATTGGAACCAAACTTAAG ATCACAAAGTGCTTATCTGCTTATTTATAGGACAT GTGGATACAGACAAGAAGAGGATAAGAGGTCAGgtggaaacagagaggaagatggaAAGAGTGTATgtggaaagaaagaaaaagagggagagaagaagttGTCAGGTGGAAACAGAGGAGACGAGGAGGGGAGCTCATGGTCAAAGAGAAGAGGAAATGAAAAGGATGCAGCTAAAAAGACACCAGAATATGAATGGATTGTAAATTGGTTTTACTCATGCATAACAACAATTGGATCATGGGGAAAAAGAGGAGAATATAAAATTGATGCAGATGAAAATAAAGGAGAAGGGGGCAAAAGTACAGATGGGGagaatggagatggagggaaggagaggtcaggTGCAAAGAGAGAAGATGATAAAACGTCAGGTGAAAAAAGTACAGACGAGGATCAGAGGTCAGGTGGAAACAGTAGTGAGGATGATGACAGGTCCGGTGGAAACAGAAGAGGAGAAGGTGATAAGAGGTCAGGTGGAAACAGTGAGGAAGAGGCTAAGAGGCCAGGTGGAAACAGTATGGAAAAGGATAAGAGGTCAG GTGGAAACAGTGAAGAAGAGGAAAAGAGGCCAGGTGGAAACAGAGAAGGTGATAAGATATCAGGTAGAAACAGTGAGGAAGAGGATAAGAGGTCAGGTGGAAACAGTGGAGGAGATAATAAGAGGACAGGTGGAAACAGTGAAGAAGAGGAAAAGAGGCCAGGTGGAAACAGAGAAGGTGATAAGATATCAGGTAGAAACAGTGAGGAAGAGGATAAGAGGCCAGGTGGAAACAGAGGAGAAGATGATACAAGGTCAGATGGAAACAGTAGTGAGGATGATGACAGGTCCGGTGGAAACAGAAGAGGAGAAGATGATAAGAGGTCAGGTGGAAGCAGTGGGGAAGATGATACGAGTTCAGGTGGAAGCAGTGGGGAAGATGATACGAGGTCAGTTGGAAACAGTGGAGAAGATCATAACAGGTCCGGTGGAAACAGAAGAGGAGAAGGTGATAAGAGGTCAGGTGGAAACAGTGAAGAAGAGGGTAAGAGGTCAGGTGGAAACAGTAAGGAAGAGGATAAGAGGCCAGGTGGAAACCGTAGAGAATATAATAAGAGGTCAGGTGGAAACAGTATAGAGGATGATGACAGGTCTGGTGGAAACAGAAGAGGAGAAGGTGATAAGAGGTCAGGTGGAAGCAGTGGGGAAGATGATAAGAGGTCAGGTGGAAACAGTATAGAGGATGATGACAGGTCTGGTGGAAACAGAAGAGGAGAAGGTGATAAGAGGTTAGGTGGAAGCAGTGGGGAAGATGATAAGAGGTCAGGTGGAAACCGTGGAGAATATAATAAGAGGTCAGGTGGAAACAGTATAGAGGATGATACAAGGTCAGGTGGAAACAGTATAGAGGATGATGACAGGTCTGGTGGAAACAGAAGAGGAGAAGGTGATAAGAGGTCAGGTGGAAGCAATGGGGAAGATGATACGAGGTCAGGTGGAAACAGAGAAAAAGATGATAAGATGTCAGGTGAAAAAAGTAAGGAAGAGGATCAGAGGTCAGGTGGAAACAGTGGAGAAAATAATAATAGGTCTGATGGAAACAGTAAGGAAGAGGATCAGAGGTCAGGTGGAAACAGTAGTGAGGATAATAATAGGTCTGATGGAAACAGTAAGGAAGAGGATCAGAGGTCAG GTGGAAACAGTGGAGAAAATAATAATAG GTCTGATGGAAACAGTAAGGAAGAGGATCAGAGGTCAGGTGGAAACAGTGAGGAAGAGAATAAGAGGTCAGGTGGAAACAGAGAAAAAGATGATAAGATGTCAGGTGAAAAAAGTAAGGAAGAGGATCAGAGGTCAGGTGGAAACAGTAGTGAGGATAATAATAGGTCTGATGGAAACAGTAAGGAAGAGGATCAGAGGTCAGGTGGAAACAGTAGTGAGGATAATAATAGGTCTGATGGAAACAGTAAGGAAGAGGATCAGAGGTCAGGTGGAAACAGTAGTGAGGATAATAATAGGTCTGATGGAAACAGTAAGGAAGAGGATCAGAGGTCAG GTGGAAACAGTGGAGAAAATAATAATAGGTCTGATGGAAACAGTAAGGAAGAGGATCAGAGGTCAGGTGGAAACAGTGGAGAAAATAATAATAGGTCTGATGGAAACAGTAAGGAAGAGGATCAGAGGTCAGGTGGAAACAGTAGTGAGGATAATAATAGGTCTGATGGAAACAGTAAGGAAGAGGATCAGAGGTCAG GTGGAAACAGTGGAGAAAATAATAATAGGTCTGATGGAAACAGTAAGGAAGAGGATCAGAGGTCAGGTGGAAACAGAGAAAAAGATGATAAGATGTCAGGTGAAAAAAGTAAGGAAGAGGATCAGAGGTCAG GTGGAAACAGTGGAGAAAATAATAATAGGTCTGATGGAAACAGTAAGGAAGAGGATCAGAGGTCAG GTGGAAACAGTGAGGAAGAGAATAAGAGGTCAGGTGGAAACAGAGAAAAAGATGATAAGATGTCAGGTGAAAAAAGTAAGGAAGAGGATCAGAGGTCAGGTGGAAACAGTAGTGAGGATAATAATAGGTCTGATGGAAACAGTAAGGAAGAGGATCAGAGGTCAGGTGGAAACAGTAGTGAGGATAATAATAGGTCTGATGGAAACAGTAAGGAAGAGGATCAGAGGTCAGGTGGAAACAGTAGTGAGGATAATAATAGGTCTGATGGAAACAGTAAGGAAGAGGATCAGAGGTCAGGTGGAAACAGTGGAGAAAATAATAATAGGTCTGATGGAAACAGTAAGGAAGAGGATCAGAGGTCAGGTGGAAACAGTGGAGAAAATAATAATAGGTCTGATGGAAACAGTAAGGAAGAGGATCAGAGGTCAGGTGGAAACAGTAGTGAGGATAATAATAG GTCTGATGGAAACAGTAAGGAAGAGGATCAGAGGTCAGGTGGAAACAGTGGAGAAAATAATAATAGGTCTGATGGAAACAGTAAGGAAGAGGATCAGAGGTCAGGTGGAAACAGTGGAGAAAATAATAATAGGTCTGATGGAAACAGTAAGGAAGAGGATCAGAGGTCAGGTGGAAACAGTAGTGAGGATAATAATAGGTCTGATGGAAACAGTAAGGAAGAGGATCAGAGGTCAGGTGGAAACAGTATAGAAGATGATACAAGCTCGGGTGGAAATAGTAGTGAGGATGATGACAGGTCCGGTGGAAACAGAAGAGGAGAAGGTGATAACAGGTCAGGTGGAAACAGTGAGGAAGAGGATAAGAGGCCAGGTGGAAACAGTAAGGAAGGGGATAAGAGGCCAGGTGGAAACCGTGGAGAATATATTAAGAGGTCAGGTGGAAACAGTAAAGAGGATGATACAAGGTCAGGTGGAAACAGTAGTGAGGATGATGACAGGTCCGGTGGAAACAGACGAGGAGAAGTTGATAAGAGGTCAGGTGGAAACAATAGAGAATATGGTAAGAGGTCAGGTGGAAACAGAGGAGAAGATGATACAAGATCAGGAGGAAACAGGTGTGAGGATGATGACAGGTCCGGTGGACATAGAAGAGGAGTAGGTGATAAGAGTTCAGGTGGAAACAGTGGGGAAGAGGATAAGAGGCCAGGTGAAAACAGTTAG
- the LOC118368863 gene encoding uncharacterized protein DDB_G0290685-like isoform X18 codes for MMHSLCTTDTGYHPHGLINQGATCYLNSVLQVFFMTKDFREAIESQVFPNDQEQETIDHKLKRLFQKLKEKEADTKDISWTLDIQTVYEQRDAAEFFEKILSTVKNNVSKIFEGQLSHTISCANSHISNIEPGPFWVLPLSMDVTLGPGQSYSVNDGFEEFFEKSTITGDKLYCAKCNEEVEATTACKMVHHPEILTLLLKRFEFDYHGMTYVKIKRSVDVPHKLQTENGAYELYAIVDHEGSLRSGHYTATIRSYEDQKWYLFNDSNVSLITLEPNLRSQSAYLLIYRTCGYRQEEDKRSGGNREEDGKSVCGKKEKEGEKKLSGGNRGDEEGSSWSKRRGNEKDAAKKTPEYEWIVNWFYSCITTIGSWGKRGEYKIDADENKGEGGKSTDGENGDGGKERSGAKREDDKTSGEKSTDEDQRSGGNSSEDDDRSGGNRRGEGDKRSGGNSEEEAKRPGGNSMEKDKRSGGNSEEEEKRPGGNREGDKISGRNSEEEDKRSGGNSGGDNKRTGGNSEEEEKRPGGNREGDKISGRNSEEEDKRPGGNRGEDDTRSDGNSSEDDDRSGGNRRGEDDKRSGGSSGEDDTSSGGSSGEDDTRSVGNSGEDHNRSGGNRRGEGDKRSGGNSEEEGKRSGGNSKEEDKRPGGNRREYNKRSGGNSIEDDDRSGGNRRGEGDKRSGGSSGEDDKRSGGNSIEDDDRSGGNRRGEGDKRLGGSSGEDDKRSGGNRGEYNKRSGGNSIEDDDRSGGNRRGEGDKRSGGNSIEDDDRSGGNRRGEGDKRSGGSSGEDDKRSGGNSIEDDDRSGGNRRGEGDKRLGGSSGEDDKRSGGNCGEYNKRSGGNSIEDDDRSGGNRRGEGDKRSGGSNGEDDTRSGGNREKDDKMSGEKSKEEDQRSGGNSSEDNNRSDGNSKEEDQRSGGNSSEDNNRSDGNSKEEDQRSGGNSGENNNRSDGNSKEEDQRSGGNSSEDNNRSDGNSKEEDQRSGGNSGENNNRSDGNSKEEDQRSGGNSEEENKRSGGNREKDDKMSGEKSKEEDQRSGGNSSEDNNRSDGNSKEEDQRSGGNSSEDNNRSDGNSKEEDQRSGGNSSEDNNRSDGNSKEEDQRSGGNSGENNNRSDGNSKEEDQRSGGNSGENNNRSDGNSKEEDQRSGGNSSEDNNRSDGNSKEEDQRSGGNSGENNNRSDGNSKEEDQRSGGNSGENNNRSDGNSKEEDQRSGGNSSEDNNRSDGNSKEEDQRSGGNSIEDDTSSGGNSSEDDDRSGGNRRGEGDNRSGGNSEEEDKRPGGNSKEGDKRPGGNRGEYIKRSGGNSKEDDTRSGGNSSEDDDRSGGNRRGEVDKRSGGNNREYGKRSGGNRGEDDTRSGGNRCEDDDRSGGHRRGVGDKSSGGNSGEEDKRPGENS; via the exons ATGATGCATTCATTATGCACAACAGACACAG GCTACCATCCCCATGGTTTGATTAATCAAGGGGCAACCTGTTATTTAAACAGTGTGCTGCAGGTGTTCTTCATGACCAAGGACTTCAGAGAGGCTATTGAAAG TCAGGTATTTCCTAATGATCAAGAACAAGAGACCATTGATCACAAGCTTAAAAGGCTGTTTCAAAAATTAAAAGAGAAAGAAGCTGACACAAAGGACATTTCTTGGACATTGGACATTCAAACCG TATATGAGCAACGTGACGCCGCTGAGTTTTTTGAGAAGATTTTAAGCACGGTCAAGAATAATGTGTCTAAG ATCTTCGAAGGACAATTGTCGCACACTATCTCCTGTGCAAATAGTCATATTTCCAATATTGAACCTGGTCCATTTTGGGTTCTGCCCCTCTCCATGGACGTAACCTTAGGCCCTGGTCAAAGCTACAGTGTG AATGACGGTTTTGAGGAGTTTTTTGAGAAATCAActatcactggggacaagctgtACTGTGCTAAATGCAATGAAGAAGTGGAAGCAACAACT GCATGTAAGATGGTACATCACCCAGAGATTCTGACTCTGCTACTCAAGAGGTTTGAGTTTGACTACCATGGGATGACATATGTCAAAATTAAGCGCTCTGTGGACGTTCCTCACAAATTACAGACAGAG AATGGGGCATATGAACTCTATGCAATTGTGGACCATGAAGGAAGTCTAAGAAGTGGACATTACACTGCTACAATCAGGTCCTATGAGGATCAGAAGTGGTATTTGTTTAATGACAGCAACGTAAGCCTG ATCACATTGGAACCAAACTTAAG ATCACAAAGTGCTTATCTGCTTATTTATAGGACAT GTGGATACAGACAAGAAGAGGATAAGAGGTCAGgtggaaacagagaggaagatggaAAGAGTGTATgtggaaagaaagaaaaagagggagagaagaagttGTCAGGTGGAAACAGAGGAGACGAGGAGGGGAGCTCATGGTCAAAGAGAAGAGGAAATGAAAAGGATGCAGCTAAAAAGACACCAGAATATGAATGGATTGTAAATTGGTTTTACTCATGCATAACAACAATTGGATCATGGGGAAAAAGAGGAGAATATAAAATTGATGCAGATGAAAATAAAGGAGAAGGGGGCAAAAGTACAGATGGGGagaatggagatggagggaaggagaggtcaggTGCAAAGAGAGAAGATGATAAAACGTCAGGTGAAAAAAGTACAGACGAGGATCAGAGGTCAGGTGGAAACAGTAGTGAGGATGATGACAGGTCCGGTGGAAACAGAAGAGGAGAAGGTGATAAGAGGTCAGGTGGAAACAGTGAGGAAGAGGCTAAGAGGCCAGGTGGAAACAGTATGGAAAAGGATAAGAGGTCAG GTGGAAACAGTGAAGAAGAGGAAAAGAGGCCAGGTGGAAACAGAGAAGGTGATAAGATATCAGGTAGAAACAGTGAGGAAGAGGATAAGAGGTCAGGTGGAAACAGTGGAGGAGATAATAAGAGGACAGGTGGAAACAGTGAAGAAGAGGAAAAGAGGCCAGGTGGAAACAGAGAAGGTGATAAGATATCAGGTAGAAACAGTGAGGAAGAGGATAAGAGGCCAGGTGGAAACAGAGGAGAAGATGATACAAGGTCAGATGGAAACAGTAGTGAGGATGATGACAGGTCCGGTGGAAACAGAAGAGGAGAAGATGATAAGAGGTCAGGTGGAAGCAGTGGGGAAGATGATACGAGTTCAGGTGGAAGCAGTGGGGAAGATGATACGAGGTCAGTTGGAAACAGTGGAGAAGATCATAACAGGTCCGGTGGAAACAGAAGAGGAGAAGGTGATAAGAGGTCAGGTGGAAACAGTGAAGAAGAGGGTAAGAGGTCAGGTGGAAACAGTAAGGAAGAGGATAAGAGGCCAGGTGGAAACCGTAGAGAATATAATAAGAGGTCAGGTGGAAACAGTATAGAGGATGATGACAGGTCTGGTGGAAACAGAAGAGGAGAAGGTGATAAGAGGTCAGGTGGAAGCAGTGGGGAAGATGATAAGAGGTCAGGTGGAAACAGTATAGAGGATGATGACAGGTCTGGTGGAAACAGAAGAGGAGAAGGTGATAAGAGGTTAGGTGGAAGCAGTGGGGAAGATGATAAGAGGTCAGGTGGAAACCGTGGAGAATATAATAAGAGGTCAG GTGGAAACAGTATAGAGGATGATGACAGGTCTGGTGGAAACAGAAGAGGAGAAGGTGATAAGAGGTCAG GTGGAAACAGTATAGAGGATGATGACAGGTCTGGTGGAAACAGAAGAGGAGAAGGTGATAAGAGGTCAGGTGGAAGCAGTGGGGAAGATGATAAGAGGTCAGGTGGAAACAGTATAGAGGATGATGACAGGTCTGGTGGAAACAGAAGAGGAGAAGGTGATAAGAGGTTAGGTGGAAGCAGTGGGGAAGATGATAAGAGGTCAGGTGGAAACTGTGGAGAATATAATAAGAGGTCAGGTGGAAACAGTATAGAGGATGATGACAGGTCTGGTGGAAACAGAAGAGGAGAAGGTGATAAGAGGTCAGGTGGAAGCAATGGGGAAGATGATACGAGGTCAG GTGGAAACAGAGAAAAAGATGATAAGATGTCAGGTGAAAAAAGTAAGGAAGAGGATCAGAGGTCAGGTGGAAACAGTAGTGAGGATAATAATAGGTCTGATGGAAACAGTAAGGAAGAGGATCAGAGGTCAGGTGGAAACAGTAGTGAGGATAATAATAGGTCTGATGGAAACAGTAAGGAAGAGGATCAGAGGTCAGGTGGAAACAGTGGAGAAAATAATAATAGGTCTGATGGAAACAGTAAGGAAGAGGATCAGAGGTCAGGTGGAAACAGTAGTGAGGATAATAATAGGTCTGATGGAAACAGTAAGGAAGAGGATCAGAGGTCAGGTGGAAACAGTGGAGAAAATAATAATAGGTCTGATGGAAACAGTAAGGAAGAGGATCAGAGGTCAG GTGGAAACAGTGAGGAAGAGAATAAGAGGTCAGGTGGAAACAGAGAAAAAGATGATAAGATGTCAGGTGAAAAAAGTAAGGAAGAGGATCAGAGGTCAGGTGGAAACAGTAGTGAGGATAATAATAGGTCTGATGGAAACAGTAAGGAAGAGGATCAGAGGTCAGGTGGAAACAGTAGTGAGGATAATAATAGGTCTGATGGAAACAGTAAGGAAGAGGATCAGAGGTCAGGTGGAAACAGTAGTGAGGATAATAATAGGTCTGATGGAAACAGTAAGGAAGAGGATCAGAGGTCAGGTGGAAACAGTGGAGAAAATAATAATAGGTCTGATGGAAACAGTAAGGAAGAGGATCAGAGGTCAGGTGGAAACAGTGGAGAAAATAATAATAGGTCTGATGGAAACAGTAAGGAAGAGGATCAGAGGTCAGGTGGAAACAGTAGTGAGGATAATAATAG GTCTGATGGAAACAGTAAGGAAGAGGATCAGAGGTCAGGTGGAAACAGTGGAGAAAATAATAATAGGTCTGATGGAAACAGTAAGGAAGAGGATCAGAGGTCAGGTGGAAACAGTGGAGAAAATAATAATAGGTCTGATGGAAACAGTAAGGAAGAGGATCAGAGGTCAGGTGGAAACAGTAGTGAGGATAATAATAGGTCTGATGGAAACAGTAAGGAAGAGGATCAGAGGTCAGGTGGAAACAGTATAGAAGATGATACAAGCTCGGGTGGAAATAGTAGTGAGGATGATGACAGGTCCGGTGGAAACAGAAGAGGAGAAGGTGATAACAGGTCAGGTGGAAACAGTGAGGAAGAGGATAAGAGGCCAGGTGGAAACAGTAAGGAAGGGGATAAGAGGCCAGGTGGAAACCGTGGAGAATATATTAAGAGGTCAGGTGGAAACAGTAAAGAGGATGATACAAGGTCAGGTGGAAACAGTAGTGAGGATGATGACAGGTCCGGTGGAAACAGACGAGGAGAAGTTGATAAGAGGTCAGGTGGAAACAATAGAGAATATGGTAAGAGGTCAGGTGGAAACAGAGGAGAAGATGATACAAGATCAGGAGGAAACAGGTGTGAGGATGATGACAGGTCCGGTGGACATAGAAGAGGAGTAGGTGATAAGAGTTCAGGTGGAAACAGTGGGGAAGAGGATAAGAGGCCAGGTGAAAACAGTTAG